The proteins below are encoded in one region of Helianthus annuus cultivar XRQ/B chromosome 2, HanXRQr2.0-SUNRISE, whole genome shotgun sequence:
- the LOC110915312 gene encoding uncharacterized protein LOC110915312 has translation MLGIGCISLDGYLNLKLELLNSLMLHLLRRQKDLRYVVLALVQDQLHRPELEKTIEISKTNKRGPTMLHLVHTRKVNEREVIICNEFGQPVGPATKEKDIVGKFSRFLGTIARNHSYAPLTYSSWHKVPHKDKIWEYVLEKYDVPYAAKTWVLKTIGNDYKVHKCRFKKKHFYRYKDNKTRLMNRPKNIPADDFSQLLRLWSNKDVEKRCLRAKEIRMSQKNMHTAGPKSFARVREEMRNDDPNKELPSLTKVFERTRKRTEGRSYLDTYDDTATKIEQMKNYKPPEDGSALVDPFTVVMNKEHDGYLRLYGRGVTKKMLKKMDGGEEPYIIPGGLMESFQASLEVEKTQLFEMRKEIKDDHQSKKAEIEAMKKDFHSQQAHFESRIQSILKKLPVEVLQDLQDE, from the exons ATGTTAGGGATTGGATGTATTTCCCTAGACGGTTACCTGAATTTGAAGCTGGAGTTATTGAATTCCTTAATGCTTCATTTGCTAAGGCGGCAAAAGGATCTCAGATATGTTGTCCTTGCACTAGTTCAAGATCAATTACATCGCCCCGAATTAGAAAAAACAATAG AAATATCCAAAACCAATAAAAGAGGACCGACAATGCTGCATCTTGTGCACACACGAAAAGTCAATGAACGAGAGGTCATTATATGTAATGAATTTGGACAACCAGTGGGACCAGCAACAAAGGAGAAGGATATAGTCGGAAAATTCTCTCGATTTTTGGGTACAATAGCTCGTAATCATAGTTATGCACCGTTGACCTATAGTTCATGGCATAAGGTTCCACATAAAGATAAAATATGGGAGTATGTCTTG GAAAAATACGATGTACCCTATGCTGCTAAAACATGGGTTTTAAAGACTATTGGAAACGACTACAAGGTACACAAATGTAGGTTCAAGAAAAAACACTTCTATCGATATAAGGACAAcaaaacaagattgatgaacagACCTAAAAACATTCCGGCAGATGATTTCTCACAATTGTTGAGGTTGTGGAGTAATAAAGACGTAGAG AAGCGTTGTTTGCGGGCTAAGGAAATTCGCATGTCTCAAAAGAATATGCACACAGCCGGCCCAAAAAGTTTCGCTAGAGTTCGTGAAGAGATG AGAAACGACGACCCAAACAAGGAATTACCTAGCTTAACCAAAGTGTTTGAACGTACACGGAAAAGGACCGAAGGACGTTCATATCTTGATACATATGACGATACGGCAACGAAAATT GAacaaatgaaaaattacaaaccTCCCGAAGATGGAAGTGCTTTGGTGGATCCTTTTACGGTTGTAATGAACAAGGAGCATGATGGCTACCTTCGACTTTATGGTAGGGGTGTTActaaaaaaatgttgaaaaaaaTGGATGGTGGTGAAGAACCATACATAATTCCGGGTGGGCTTATGGAATCATTCCAAGCAAGCCTTGAAGTTGAAAAAACCCAATTGTTTGAAATGAGAAAAGAAATTAAAGATGATCATCAAAGTAAAAAAGCTGAGATAGAAGCTATGAAGAAAGATTTTCACAGCCAACAAGCACACTTTGAATCTAGGATACAAAGTATTTTGAAAAAGCTACCTGTTGAAGTACTTCAAGATCTTCAAGACGAGTAG